The Elusimicrobiota bacterium genomic sequence ATAATACCTGGGACTTCCATCGAGCTCGGCGGCCTTGGCCAGTCCCGCCGCGCGCGAGGCGGGACTGGTCTGCTTGACGGAGAGGTAATGCCAAGAAGCCAAGACGCCGGGAGCGGCACCCATGGCCACGGCCAAGGCCGCCAAGGCCGCGGCCGCGTTGGCCTTGTAGCCGAGCGCGCCCCGGGAGGGCGCACTCGATGGGGAGCCCCCCCTGGCGAGCGTGCCCAATCCTGCCAAGAGGACGAAGAACACCAGCGCGTTGGCGGGAATCTGAAAGCTGAAGTCAACGAGCCCGTGGATCATGAAGGATAATATTGCTCCGCCAAGACCGAGACTTAGGCCGCGGACGGTTCGCTTGACCGGCGAGGACAGGGACTTGGCGCAAGAGGCCAGGAAGGCAAAAAGCCCCAACGCGTACGCCGAGAAGCCAAGAATCCCGGCCTCGACCAGAAGCTCAAGCCAGTCGCAATGGGCATGATCCACGAGGGCATCCACGCTTTTGGGTTGATAGGGATAATACGTCTGTTGAAAAGCGCCAAGGCCGGACCCCAGCCATGGACGATCCAAGAATGCCCGCCATGCCCCGTGATAAAGGACCAACCGGTCGGCGGCGGCGGCCTTGGCGTGAGAGACGGTGAGCTTTTGAGCCAGGGAAACTGCGACCCCGTTGCGAACGCGGTGAGCGACCGGAGTCAATGGTATGGCCATGGCGGTGAGCACAAGGATCAGTCCCAGGCACAGCGCCCGGCCCGTCCGGGGCCATGCCCCAAGCGCGGCCACGACGAAACCCGCCGCAATAAGGGCGGCCAAGGCTCCCACGGATCGGGTGATAAGAAGCCCGAACGAGTTGAGGCCAATGCCGAAGAGAATGAGCCCGGCTATGGCCGCGGCGTCATAGACGGACCGTTCGCGGTCCCGCCAAAAGACCGCCTGGTCCCATAAGAGACCGCCCCCGCAAAACATGGCCATCACCAAGAGCGACGCGGCATGATCCCGGTTGTAATACGGCCCGAAAGGATCCAAGGGATACGGGGCCAGGCGAAATCCATAAATCAACTGTTCCTCTCCCTGCGTGGCCTGCACGACGCCGACCAAGGCCACGACGCAGCCCAGCCCGAAAACCAAGCTCGCCAGGCGCCGCACGGCGGTGGAGCCCGCCAATATCTGGGGAGCGCACCATAAAGCCGTCGCGTAGGCGCCCCAGACACGCAGCGCCCTGCCGGTGGCGTACGGACTTGCCGTGCTCGGCAGCGGAGTCCAGGGCTCCAGTATGGCCCTGGGGTTCAACCTCTGCAGAGCGCCCAGGGCCAGGAGGCATAGGACCCCGGGCAGGATGCTCCGATAAACAGCTTGCGAAAAATCGGGAGCTCTGCCTCCTAGGCAGGACAGGCAGGTCGCGGACAGCAAAGCGCAAAGAAGAAACAGGGACCAGGGCTCGACCGCACCGAAGGCCAAGGGGCCGAGGAGCACGGCGCTTGAAAGAAGCGCCTCAGAAAGATAATTTGGGACGCGCCAAGTCATGTCTCCTGGCTTGCCGCGGCCGGCTGCGAATAAGAGTGGTAATACTGCTGGTAGTAATAGCCGTAGGAGGAATAGGTGAGGCCCCCGGCCTTGGCGGAATTGATGGCGATCCCAAGGATCTTGACCCCCCCGGTGTGCAGCTTTTGGCACGCCTTGAGTATGAGAGGCACCCGGGTCTTTCCGTAGCGGGTCACGAAGACCCCGGACCTGATGTGCCGACCCCAAAGGAGGGTGTCGTTGATCGGAAACATCGGGGTGCAGTCCACGATGACCCTGTCGAAATTCTCCTTGGCCCAACTGATGAGCGCGCCGAGCCGCGGGGTATTGAGGAGCTCGGACGGGTTGGGAGGCCGTGGGCCGCAGGCCAGGACGTGCAGATTCGGGATCTGCGTCTTCTGTATAGATTCCTGGACTTCCTCCACGCTTTGGCTGGCGGCCAAATAGTCGCTCAAGCCGCGCTGGGTGGACAGGCCGAACTGCTTATGGAGATTGGCGCGGCGCAGGTCGCCCTCGATTAGGAGGACCTTTTCTCCCAACTGGGCGAAAACCACGGCGAGGTTCGAGGAAATATAGGTCTTGCCCTCGCTTTGGACCGTGCTCGTGACTATCATTGCCTGGGACGCGTGCGAGACGCCCGCGAAGTCGATCATGGTGCGAAGATTGCGCAAAGACTCGCTCGTGAGCGACAGTTCGCTGGTGAGCAGCGCGTCGTAGATCGACCCCTCTTTTTTGGCGGAATAAGGGACAAGCCCCAGGAAGGGAAGCTTCAGCTTCTTCTCGACGTCCTCCTGGGTGCGCAGGGATTGGTCGAGCTTCTCTATGATGAGCGCCGCGGCCAAGCCCAAGCCAAGTCCGCCCAGAAGACCCAGAATCAGGGCCAACCTCTTCTTGGGCTTTATCGGCCGGTCCGGAACCCGGGCCGGGTCCACGACGCGCACGTTGTTTCCCCTAAGCTGCCCCGAAAGGTCCGTCTTGACGCTCTGGATGATCTTGTCGGTCTCGGAGTCTATCTGCCCCTTGAGCGCGGCCATGTTGGAGCGGATCGCCACGATGCCTGGGTATTTGGGGGTAAATTTCTGGGACATCTCCGCCGCCTGGGCCTCGAGCTTGGCGTACTCCCCCTTCAAGGTCTGGATGAGGGTGTTGTTGACCACCGCGGGCAGGGCCTCGTAGGTGCGCCTGGTATTGGGGCTGTCCTGGCGGATTTGAAGGGCCTGGAGGACCTCCTTGGAGATGAAAAGCTGGTTGCTCAGGTTTTGGCGCACGAAGGTTTCGGCTATGGCGTTGGCGACTTTGGCCGCCAGCTGGGGGTTGCCGGAATTAACCTTGACGTAAACTAACCGGCTGCGCATGATCGGGTAGACGATGAGGGCGGTTTGAAGCTTCTCGACTCCGCGGGGGTTGGCGAACTCCTTGACCCCATCAAGCCTCAAGTCCTGGTAAACCTGCTGGAGCAGCGAAAAACTCTGGAGGAGCTTATACTGCGTCTGGTAATGGTCATCGTTGCTGTTCTCGACCATGGCCCCGTTGGCGTAAACGGCCCCGCCTCCGCGCTCTTTTTCTATGACCAGCAAAGCGCTCGCCTGATACAAAGGGGGGGTGGTGAAGGTCACCAAGGCGGCGGTCACGAAAACCAAGAGAGCCGCCGCGGCCACGATCCAGCGCCGCCGCAGGAGTATGTCCAGATAGTGGGTCAGATCAATGTCTAACTCGGGGCTTTCGGTTTCGCTCATTTTTCGTTAGAAGAAGCTCTGCGGGATGTAGACCACGTCGCTTGGTTCAAGGAAAAGGTCCTTCTGCTTCTCGCCCCTTTTGGTGATGGCGGATATCTCGACCGTCAATATCTGGCTCTTGCCGTCCATGGTTCGGATGATCTTGGTTCGGTCGGGGGCCGCGATGGGCGTAAATCCGCCGGCCAGGGAGATCGCTTCGACCACGGTCAGCTTCGCCTCGGTCGGCAGCTCCACGGAGCCGGGCTTTTTCACCTCTCCAAGAACGAAGACTTTCTTGTTGCCGTACTCCTTGATGAAAATGGAAACCTGCGGGCTGATGAGATAGTCCCTCAATTTCTTGGAGATGGCCTCCTCGGCTTGGTTCACCGAAAGCCCGCCGACCTCGACGATGCCGATAAGAGGAAAGGAAATCGTCCCGTTTTGGCTGACCCGGACCTTCCTGTCCAGATCCTGCTGCTGGTAAATGGTGATGTCGAGAAGATCCGCTCCGCTGATCTTGTAATCGGCCTTCTTGTTTTGAACGTCCTGCAGGGCCGACATGAGCGCCGCCTCCTCGGCGGCGCTTTGAGCCCGGCTCGGCTTCGATGAGGACGCGACGGAATCGGATTCTCTCAGCCCCCGCCGAGCCCCGCAGCCGGAGATCAAAACCAAGGCGCCGATGAGAAATAGCTCAAGCCGAATTTTCACTGTTTTGGTTTTTGTTGCGGCAACATTTTCATTTTATATTATTCCCCAACAGCAATCAATTAAAAACCCCGGCATCCTGGACGAGGATGCCGGGGTTTTCCCGACGGCTTGCGCTAGAACAAGAGGCTGACGGAGGCCGCGGTCTGATGATCCTTGTAATTGAACTGCTCCGTAAACCGGGAGAAGCGCGCCCGGTACAGGTAGCTGATCCCGGTCTTGAGCCATTCCTGGATGTCGTAATCCAGGGAGGTCCCGACCTGGTACACGTCGTCGCGGCGGCTCGCGGTGAGCCCGCCGAGGGTCGTGGACTCGGAATATTTGTCGATCTCGACTCCCGCATTGACGCCCGCGGTCAGCTTGTAAGGCAACTGGTGCGAGACGCCGACGTTGGCTCCGGTCGCCACGTAGTATTGGCTGTTGGCGAAGGTCGACTCCTGCAGGGACCGGGTAAGGGCCACATCCACGCGCGTCATGTCGGTGGGCTTGTACTTGAGGCGGGTGCCCACGGTCCAGTTCCTGGTGGTCGTCCTGGAGGCCCCGGTTGGAGGATTATCGTATTTCCGGTACTGCATGCCGGTCTCGATCTGCCCCATCAACTGAGGGGTGATCTCGCCCTCCAAGCCCACGCCGAACAGATGCGACTTGTTGTGCTTCGGAGAGGCCTG encodes the following:
- a CDS encoding polysaccharide export protein, with protein sequence MKIRLELFLIGALVLISGCGARRGLRESDSVASSSKPSRAQSAAEEAALMSALQDVQNKKADYKISGADLLDITIYQQQDLDRKVRVSQNGTISFPLIGIVEVGGLSVNQAEEAISKKLRDYLISPQVSIFIKEYGNKKVFVLGEVKKPGSVELPTEAKLTVVEAISLAGGFTPIAAPDRTKIIRTMDGKSQILTVEISAITKRGEKQKDLFLEPSDVVYIPQSFF
- a CDS encoding polysaccharide biosynthesis tyrosine autokinase, with the translated sequence MSETESPELDIDLTHYLDILLRRRWIVAAAALLVFVTAALVTFTTPPLYQASALLVIEKERGGGAVYANGAMVENSNDDHYQTQYKLLQSFSLLQQVYQDLRLDGVKEFANPRGVEKLQTALIVYPIMRSRLVYVKVNSGNPQLAAKVANAIAETFVRQNLSNQLFISKEVLQALQIRQDSPNTRRTYEALPAVVNNTLIQTLKGEYAKLEAQAAEMSQKFTPKYPGIVAIRSNMAALKGQIDSETDKIIQSVKTDLSGQLRGNNVRVVDPARVPDRPIKPKKRLALILGLLGGLGLGLAAALIIEKLDQSLRTQEDVEKKLKLPFLGLVPYSAKKEGSIYDALLTSELSLTSESLRNLRTMIDFAGVSHASQAMIVTSTVQSEGKTYISSNLAVVFAQLGEKVLLIEGDLRRANLHKQFGLSTQRGLSDYLAASQSVEEVQESIQKTQIPNLHVLACGPRPPNPSELLNTPRLGALISWAKENFDRVIVDCTPMFPINDTLLWGRHIRSGVFVTRYGKTRVPLILKACQKLHTGGVKILGIAINSAKAGGLTYSSYGYYYQQYYHSYSQPAAASQET
- a CDS encoding O-antigen ligase family protein, which encodes MTWRVPNYLSEALLSSAVLLGPLAFGAVEPWSLFLLCALLSATCLSCLGGRAPDFSQAVYRSILPGVLCLLALGALQRLNPRAILEPWTPLPSTASPYATGRALRVWGAYATALWCAPQILAGSTAVRRLASLVFGLGCVVALVGVVQATQGEEQLIYGFRLAPYPLDPFGPYYNRDHAASLLVMAMFCGGGLLWDQAVFWRDRERSVYDAAAIAGLILFGIGLNSFGLLITRSVGALAALIAAGFVVAALGAWPRTGRALCLGLILVLTAMAIPLTPVAHRVRNGVAVSLAQKLTVSHAKAAAADRLVLYHGAWRAFLDRPWLGSGLGAFQQTYYPYQPKSVDALVDHAHCDWLELLVEAGILGFSAYALGLFAFLASCAKSLSSPVKRTVRGLSLGLGGAILSFMIHGLVDFSFQIPANALVFFVLLAGLGTLARGGSPSSAPSRGALGYKANAAAALAALAVAMGAAPGVLASWHYLSVKQTSPASRAAGLAKAAELDGSPRYYSELAQHEASLAGEGPPKRANLEQALAHSQAALRQDPANPSLRDLQGRILWRLGRVADARELIEGN